A window of the Dyadobacter pollutisoli genome harbors these coding sequences:
- a CDS encoding alpha/beta hydrolase, whose protein sequence is MQVEVETLSIELTTISSDKRPVFITGNFCKWLPDLEEFRMTMVSPGEYQYQFPEDLELPSPLEYKYTRGGWDQVELDRFGRPYGNRVITKLEGVIQDNVTRWQKDITKKVDYSPIVEVLSEAFEIPQLNRTRRIHVLLPHDYHDRPDQHYPVHYMTDAQNLFGEGSEYGNWKIDKSLTKLAKEGKANVIIVAIEHGGEDRIHELSPYDNPKLGKGLGASFLRFITDTLKPHVDAKYRTKADRLNTGIGGSSVGGLLSVYAALMFPHIFGRLMIFSPSLWISQRVYFDTIHFFEPFETRIYLYAGGKEGANMMPNFTRFHEMLENQRFGYNRVKIQASIDPKGEHSEKQWSKEFPIALKWLYSE, encoded by the coding sequence ATGCAAGTAGAAGTTGAAACCCTTAGTATAGAATTAACCACGATCTCATCTGATAAACGACCGGTGTTCATTACCGGGAATTTTTGCAAATGGCTTCCTGACCTCGAAGAGTTCAGAATGACAATGGTCAGTCCAGGAGAATATCAGTACCAGTTCCCCGAAGATCTGGAACTCCCCAGTCCCCTGGAATATAAATACACGCGTGGTGGCTGGGACCAGGTGGAGCTGGATCGTTTTGGCAGACCGTATGGAAACAGGGTCATTACCAAACTCGAAGGCGTGATACAGGACAATGTCACCCGATGGCAAAAAGACATTACCAAAAAAGTTGACTACTCTCCTATCGTCGAGGTGCTTTCGGAAGCATTCGAAATACCGCAATTGAACAGGACCCGCCGCATTCATGTGCTTTTGCCACATGATTACCATGACAGGCCCGACCAGCATTATCCGGTACATTATATGACCGATGCGCAAAACCTGTTCGGCGAGGGATCGGAGTACGGAAACTGGAAGATAGATAAGAGCCTTACCAAACTTGCCAAAGAAGGCAAGGCCAATGTGATCATCGTAGCCATAGAGCATGGCGGCGAGGACCGTATCCATGAGCTGTCTCCTTATGACAATCCCAAATTAGGAAAAGGACTCGGAGCATCGTTCCTGCGCTTTATAACGGATACACTGAAGCCACATGTCGACGCAAAATACAGGACAAAGGCGGACCGATTGAATACCGGAATCGGAGGAAGCTCAGTGGGCGGCCTGCTGAGCGTTTACGCAGCTTTAATGTTCCCGCATATATTTGGAAGACTGATGATTTTCTCTCCTTCCCTATGGATTTCGCAGCGCGTCTATTTCGACACGATTCATTTCTTCGAGCCTTTCGAGACACGCATTTATCTATACGCGGGAGGAAAAGAAGGCGCCAACATGATGCCTAACTTTACAAGATTCCACGAAATGCTTGAAAATCAACGGTTCGGATATAATCGTGTCAAGATCCAGGCATCTATAGATCCGAAGGGTGAGCATAGTGAAAAGCAATGGAGTAAAGAATTCCCCATTGCACTGAAATGGCTTTATTCTGAATAA